One part of the Xiphophorus hellerii strain 12219 chromosome 17, Xiphophorus_hellerii-4.1, whole genome shotgun sequence genome encodes these proteins:
- the LOC116737121 gene encoding zinc finger protein 583-like isoform X1, giving the protein MVRSGKGSPLPPASLQLLVPPVRLMSAFVWKAVQQDSAVQYEKLLDFIDLATEIVPELLSPSQKGQLVLGLRARFVLELCRGNGVANIKAIQGHLDKIHTCCLELSTSEHMESSDILKTSYSNFASLVQNILNVPLEKELFFQEVFPDHYGLAFNQRIQQLVSLLLSRLEQLLPIPDLQQTANWLNESSASEDLGHHLSEPFPLKTLLLHHRELGILSSAVSSSAEEDVILSTLALSTQTDQFSEDDEEDDDKFDSDEETLALEDLEEDSNQSLDDTSEDWVPKNKSGSLSRLFICTKSPGTQPIQRTVRKNIQRQQQWAAPIQNTKTVKKVNKNQLKSQEMKSKNKKAEDNLKNQQRAKQKDSVDKKGEHDQKKDGPKNKSRRKRKEPTGEDKRFLSTRPVKKSLTEEELKCPTCQKRFKHPNQLKTHVKLHSFRYSCIDCEKGFTSQSGYYHHQRLHKRGREFTCKECNKGFLCRYSLKQHERLHEGPTNFCDVCERHFSKNGFIRHMQMHKGERNFLCTTCGKAFLSSGELRLHNRSHTGEMPYTCIHCGKGFSSKGHLVVHTRSHTGDRPYLCAECPKRFLTLNCLKRHSLSHNGIKPFKCPNCDREFSQQGNMKRHMATHKPDC; this is encoded by the exons ATGGTGCGGAGTGGCAAAG GCTCCCCGCTTCCTCCAGCCTCCTTGCAgctgctggttcctcctgtGAGGCTCATGTCTGCCTTCGTGTGGAAAGCGGTGCAGCAGGACAGCGCCGTCCAGTATGAGAAGCTGCTGGACTTCATCGACCTGGCCACAGAGATCGTGCCGGAGCTTCTCAGTCCCAGTCAGAAGGGTCAGCTCGTCCTGGGCCTGAGAGCGAGG TTTGTCCTGGAGTTGTGCCGGGGTAATGGCGTAGCTAACATCAAGGCGATCCAAGGCCACCTGGATAAAATCcacacctgctgccttgaactGAGCACCAGTGAACACATG GAAAGCTCTGATATTCTGAAGACTTCCTATAGTAACTTTGCAAGCTTGGTGCAGAACATTTTGAATGTTCCCTTAGAAAAGGAACTGTTCTTCCAA GAGGTTTTTCCTGATCATTATGGATTGGCCTTCAACCAGCGGATCCAACAGCTTGTATCTTTGCTCCTGTCAAGGCTGGAGCAGCTGCTGCCTATACCGGACCTGCAGCAG ACTGCAAATTGGCTCAATGAGTCTTCTGCTTCAGAAGACCTTGGACATCATCTGTCTGAACCTTTTCCTCTGAAGACTCTGCTGCTCCATCACAGAGAGCTGGGGATTCTCAGTTCAG CAGTTTCTTCAAGCGCTGAAGAGGATGTAATATTATCCACGCTGGCCCTCTCTACTCAAACCGATCAGTTCAGtgaggatgatgaagaagacGATGATAAATTCGACAGTGATGAAGAGACGCTGGCGCTAGAGGACTTGGAGGAAGACTCGAATCAAAGCTTGGATGACACATCAGAAGACTGGGTGcccaaaaataaatcag GGTCTCTCTCTCGTTTATTCATCTGCACCAAGAGTCCAGGCACACAGCCCATACAGAGGACGGTTCGAAAGAACATCCAGCGTCAGCAGCAGTGGGCAGCTCCTATTCAGAACACCAAGACAGTTAAAAAGGTCAacaaaaatcagctgaaaaGCCAGGagatgaaaagtaaaaacaagaaagctgAAGACAACCTAAAGAATCAGCAGAGAGCCAAACAGAAAGACAGTGTCGACAAAAAGGGGGAACATGACCAGAAGAAGGACGGACCGAAAAACAAAAGTCGGCGAAAACGGAAAGAGCCCACAGGGGAAGATAAAAGGTTCCTGAGTACGCGACCTGTGAAGAAAAGCCTCACAGAAGAAGAACTCAAATGCCCAACGTGCCAGAAGAGATTTAAACATCCTAACCAGCTTAAGACACACGTGAAGCTCCATTCCTTCCGCTACAGCTGCATTGATTGCGAGAAAGGATTTACAAGCCAGTCTGGGTACTATCACCATCAGAGACTTCACAAAAGAGGGCGAGAGTTCACCTGTAAGGAGTGCAACAAGGGATTCTTGTGCCGTTATTCTCTCAAGCAGCACGAGCGCCTGCATGAAGGTCCTACCAACTTTTGCGACGTCTGTGAAAGACACTTCAGCAAAAACGGCTTCATTAGACACATGCAGATGCACAAGGGGGAAAGGAACTTCCTGTGCACCACCTGCGGAAAGGCGTTCCTCTCGTCCGGGGAGTTGCGGCTGCACAATCGGTCGCACACGGGTGAGATGCCTTACACCTGCATCCACTGTGGGAAGGGCTTCTCCAGCAAGGGTCACCTCGTCGTCCACACGCGCTCTCACACGGGGGATCGTCCGTACCTGTGCGCGGAGTGCCCCAAACGTTTCCTTACCCTGAACTGTCTCAAGAGGCACTCTCTCAGCCACAACGGGATCAAGCCTTTCAAGTGTCCAAACTGTGACCGGGAATTCTCCCAGCAGGGGAATATGAAAAGACACATGGCAACTCATAAACCTGATTGCTAG
- the smo gene encoding protein smoothened, protein MSSQGRSPIVGMLCVWAAWLSVCRAVMAPNGTMFEDNCKKTSTCEVLKYNTCLGSPLPYTHTSLILAEDSSSQEEAFEKLTMWSGLRNAPRCWSVIQPLLCAIYMPKCENGRVELPSKSLCLATRRPCSIVDRERGWPNFLKCDKFPVGCSNEVQKLKFNTSGQCEAPLVKTDIQSSWYKDVEGCGIQCDNPLFTEEEHNDMHAYIAYFGTITLLCTFFTLATFLADWKNSNRYPAVILFYINACFFVGSIGWLAQFLDGARKEIVCKSDNTMRLGEPSSSETLSCVTIFIIVYYSLMSGVIWFVMLTYAWHTSFKALGTTHQPLSGRTSYFHMVTWSIPFVLTVAILAIAEVDGDSVSGICFVGYKNYHYRAGFVLAPIGVVLVVGGYFLIRGVMTLFSIKSNHPGLLSEKAASKINETMLRLGIFGFLAFGFVFITFGCHFYDFFNQAEWERSFREYVLCEANVTIASQTNKPIPECTIKNRPSLMVEKINLFSMFGTGIAMSTWVWTKATFLIWKRTWFKIIGRSDNEPKRIKKSKMIAKAFAMRKELHKDPEKELSFSMHTVSHDGPVAGINFDLNEPSNDVSSAWALHVPKMVARRGAILPQDISVTPTGTPVPPPEERNRLWMVEADISPEMIKRKKKKKKRKKEVRNPDVVVENQTRLQREFGRSSVPRLPKLPCHPSLVANLREQQRQQTLQQDILPGSLPDYEPCEERCSYLECRSSRNGYLMTRVDCPENLGLRPSCHPLTSNWQPSGSSMYPGEVERTDGLSERMAHVARVPAGRRAGYGPIHSRTNLMEAELMDADSDF, encoded by the exons ATGTCTTCCCAGGGTCGGAGCCCCATTGTTGGGATGCTTTGCGTCTGGGCTGCCTGGCTGTCGGTCTGCAGGGCAGTGATGGCCCCGAACGGGACTATGTTTGAGGACAACTGCAAGAAAACCTCCACTTGTGAGGTGCTTAAATACAACACATGTTTGGGTTCACCTTTACCCTACACCCATACATCTCTGATCCTGGCGGAGGACTCCAGCAGCCAAGAGGAGGCTTTTGAGAAGCTGACCATGTGGTCTG GATTGCGAAACGCCCCACGTTGCTGGTCAGTCATCCAGCCACTGCTCTGTGCCATCTACATGCCGAAATGCGAGAATGGCCGAGTGGAGCTGCCCAGCAAGAGCCTGTGTCTGGCCACACGTCGCCCATGCAGCATTGTGGATCGGGAGAGAGGATGGCCCAATTTCCTCAAATGTGACAAATTCCCTGTGGGCTGTTCG AATGAAGTGCAGAAGCTGAAGTTCAACACGTCAGGCCAGTGTGAAGCCCCTCTGGTGAAGACAGACATACAGTCGAGTTGGTACAAGGATGTAGAAGGTTGTGGTATCCAGTGCGACAACCCCTTGTTCACTGAAGAGGAGCACAATGACATGCACGCCTACATTGCTTACTTTGGCACAATCACACTCCTCTGCACCTTTTTCACTCTG GCCACATTTCTTGCTGACTGGAAAAACTCGAACCGCTACCCGGCTGTCATTCTCTTCTACATCAACGCCTGCTTCTTTGTGGGCAGCATTGGCTGGCTCGCCCAGTTCCTGGACGGAGCACGCAAAGAGATTGTGTGCAAGAGTGACAACACCATGCGGCTCGGGGAGCCCTC ATCTTCAGAAACGCTCTCGTGCGTCACCATCTTCATCATCGTCTATTACTCCTTGATGTCAGGCGTGATTTGGTTCGTCATGCTGACCTACGCCTGGCACACCTCCTTCAAGGCTTTGGGTACAACTCACCAGCCGCTGTCCGGACGGACCTCCTACTTCCACATGGTGACCTGGTCCATTCCCTTTGTCCTCACTGTGGCCATCCTTGCTATAGCTGAG GTGGATGGAGACTCTGTGAGTGGGATCTGCTTTGTCGGCTACAAGAACTACCATTACCGAGCCGGGTTTGTGCTGGCGCCCATTGGAGTGGTGCTTGTTGTTGGTGGTTACTTTCTCATTCGGG GTGTCATGACCTTATTTTCCATCAAGAGTAACCACCCAGGACTACTGAGTGAGAAAGCAGCCAGCAAAATCAATGAGACAATGCTGAGACTAG GTATATTTGGATTCCTTGCCTTTGGCTTTGTTTTCATCACATTTGGATGTCACTTCTATGACTTCTTCAACCAGGCTGAATGGGAGAGGAGCTTCAGAGAATATGTGCT ATGTGAAGCCAACGTGACAATCGCCTCTCAAACCAACAAGCCCATCCCAGAATGCACCATTAAGAACCGTCCCAGCCTGATGGTGGAGAAGATCAACCTGTTCTCCATGTTCGGCACAGGAATCGCCATGAGCACCTGGGTCTGGACCAAAGCTACCTTCCTCATCTGGAAACGCACTTGGTTCAA GATTATTGGTCGAAGTGACAATGAACCTAAGAGGATAAAGAAGAGCAAGATGATTGCTAAGGCGTTCGCAATGAGAAAGGAGCTCCACAAGGACCCGGAGAAGGAGCTGTCCTTCAGCATGCATACTGTGTCACATGATGGCCCAGTGG CTGGAATCAATTTTGACCTGAACGAGCCGTCAAATGATGTTTCATCAGCATGGGCTCTCCATGTACCCAAGATGGTCGCCAGACGGGGAGCCATTCTGCCTCAGGACATTTCTGTCACTCCCACTGGGACTCCAG TGCCCCCTCCAGAGGAGAGGAACAGACTGTGGATGGTGGAGGCAGACATATCACCTGAGATgataaagaggaaaaagaagaagaagaaaaggaagaaggaggtaCGTAACCCTGACGTTGTGGTGGAAAACCAGACTCGCCTTCAGCGAGAGTTTGGCCGCAGCTCAGTTCCTCGCCTGCCGAAACTTCCCTGCCACCCAAGCCTGGTGGCCAATCTGCGTGAacagcagaggcagcagacGCTGCAGCAGGACATCCTGCCGGGCTCGTTGCCAGATTATGAACCCTGCGAGGAAAGATGTTCATACTTGGAGTGCCGGAGCAGCAGAAACGGTTACCTGATGACCCGAGTTGATTGTCCAGAAAATCTGGGCCTCAGGCCAAGCTGTCACCCTTTGACTTCAAACTGGCAGCCCAGTGGATCGTCAATGTACCCCGGAGAGGTGGAGCGTACTGACGGACTGTCAGAGAGAATGGCTCATGTGGCTCGGGTACCGGCAGGCCGCAGGGCAGGCTACGGACCCATCCACTCCAGGACCAATTTAATGGAGGCGGAGCTTATGGATGCTGACTCTGacttttaa
- the LOC116737121 gene encoding zinc finger protein 583-like isoform X2 has protein sequence MVRSGKGSPLPPASLQLLVPPVRLMSAFVWKAVQQDSAVQYEKLLDFIDLATEIVPELLSPSQKGQLVLGLRARFVLELCRGNGVANIKAIQGHLDKIHTCCLELSTSEHMESSDILKTSYSNFASLVQNILNVPLEKELFFQEVFPDHYGLAFNQRIQQLVSLLLSRLEQLLPIPDLQQTANWLNESSASEDLGHHLSEPFPLKTLLLHHRELGILSSVSSSAEEDVILSTLALSTQTDQFSEDDEEDDDKFDSDEETLALEDLEEDSNQSLDDTSEDWVPKNKSGSLSRLFICTKSPGTQPIQRTVRKNIQRQQQWAAPIQNTKTVKKVNKNQLKSQEMKSKNKKAEDNLKNQQRAKQKDSVDKKGEHDQKKDGPKNKSRRKRKEPTGEDKRFLSTRPVKKSLTEEELKCPTCQKRFKHPNQLKTHVKLHSFRYSCIDCEKGFTSQSGYYHHQRLHKRGREFTCKECNKGFLCRYSLKQHERLHEGPTNFCDVCERHFSKNGFIRHMQMHKGERNFLCTTCGKAFLSSGELRLHNRSHTGEMPYTCIHCGKGFSSKGHLVVHTRSHTGDRPYLCAECPKRFLTLNCLKRHSLSHNGIKPFKCPNCDREFSQQGNMKRHMATHKPDC, from the exons ATGGTGCGGAGTGGCAAAG GCTCCCCGCTTCCTCCAGCCTCCTTGCAgctgctggttcctcctgtGAGGCTCATGTCTGCCTTCGTGTGGAAAGCGGTGCAGCAGGACAGCGCCGTCCAGTATGAGAAGCTGCTGGACTTCATCGACCTGGCCACAGAGATCGTGCCGGAGCTTCTCAGTCCCAGTCAGAAGGGTCAGCTCGTCCTGGGCCTGAGAGCGAGG TTTGTCCTGGAGTTGTGCCGGGGTAATGGCGTAGCTAACATCAAGGCGATCCAAGGCCACCTGGATAAAATCcacacctgctgccttgaactGAGCACCAGTGAACACATG GAAAGCTCTGATATTCTGAAGACTTCCTATAGTAACTTTGCAAGCTTGGTGCAGAACATTTTGAATGTTCCCTTAGAAAAGGAACTGTTCTTCCAA GAGGTTTTTCCTGATCATTATGGATTGGCCTTCAACCAGCGGATCCAACAGCTTGTATCTTTGCTCCTGTCAAGGCTGGAGCAGCTGCTGCCTATACCGGACCTGCAGCAG ACTGCAAATTGGCTCAATGAGTCTTCTGCTTCAGAAGACCTTGGACATCATCTGTCTGAACCTTTTCCTCTGAAGACTCTGCTGCTCCATCACAGAGAGCTGGGGATTCTCAGTTCAG TTTCTTCAAGCGCTGAAGAGGATGTAATATTATCCACGCTGGCCCTCTCTACTCAAACCGATCAGTTCAGtgaggatgatgaagaagacGATGATAAATTCGACAGTGATGAAGAGACGCTGGCGCTAGAGGACTTGGAGGAAGACTCGAATCAAAGCTTGGATGACACATCAGAAGACTGGGTGcccaaaaataaatcag GGTCTCTCTCTCGTTTATTCATCTGCACCAAGAGTCCAGGCACACAGCCCATACAGAGGACGGTTCGAAAGAACATCCAGCGTCAGCAGCAGTGGGCAGCTCCTATTCAGAACACCAAGACAGTTAAAAAGGTCAacaaaaatcagctgaaaaGCCAGGagatgaaaagtaaaaacaagaaagctgAAGACAACCTAAAGAATCAGCAGAGAGCCAAACAGAAAGACAGTGTCGACAAAAAGGGGGAACATGACCAGAAGAAGGACGGACCGAAAAACAAAAGTCGGCGAAAACGGAAAGAGCCCACAGGGGAAGATAAAAGGTTCCTGAGTACGCGACCTGTGAAGAAAAGCCTCACAGAAGAAGAACTCAAATGCCCAACGTGCCAGAAGAGATTTAAACATCCTAACCAGCTTAAGACACACGTGAAGCTCCATTCCTTCCGCTACAGCTGCATTGATTGCGAGAAAGGATTTACAAGCCAGTCTGGGTACTATCACCATCAGAGACTTCACAAAAGAGGGCGAGAGTTCACCTGTAAGGAGTGCAACAAGGGATTCTTGTGCCGTTATTCTCTCAAGCAGCACGAGCGCCTGCATGAAGGTCCTACCAACTTTTGCGACGTCTGTGAAAGACACTTCAGCAAAAACGGCTTCATTAGACACATGCAGATGCACAAGGGGGAAAGGAACTTCCTGTGCACCACCTGCGGAAAGGCGTTCCTCTCGTCCGGGGAGTTGCGGCTGCACAATCGGTCGCACACGGGTGAGATGCCTTACACCTGCATCCACTGTGGGAAGGGCTTCTCCAGCAAGGGTCACCTCGTCGTCCACACGCGCTCTCACACGGGGGATCGTCCGTACCTGTGCGCGGAGTGCCCCAAACGTTTCCTTACCCTGAACTGTCTCAAGAGGCACTCTCTCAGCCACAACGGGATCAAGCCTTTCAAGTGTCCAAACTGTGACCGGGAATTCTCCCAGCAGGGGAATATGAAAAGACACATGGCAACTCATAAACCTGATTGCTAG
- the tspan33a gene encoding tetraspanin-33: protein MEGNRRGATGSDKDFTFVSSVVKYLLFFFNFIFWVISLVMVAVGVYARTVKHAEATLASLSVDPAVMLMVVGVLMFLITFCGCVGSLRENICLLQTFCISLVVIFIIQLAAGVLGFIFSNKARQKVTEVINDAVVHYRDDVDLQNLIDFGQEEFGCCGAATYLDWSNNIYFDCNQSNPSRERCSVPFSCCIRSRNESVVNTMCGQGMQEREFGEAGKKIHTNGCIDVLVDFIHSNMFILGGIALGLAIPELVGMFLSQLLINQIKDQIELQQYNLKHSSDPWS from the exons ATGGAAGGAAACCGCAGGGGCGCAACTGGATCCGACAAGGATTTCACTTTTGTCAGCTCAGTTGTGAAATACCTGctgttcttttttaatttcatattcTGG GTAATCTCCTTGGTAATGGTGGCAGTCGGCGTTTACGCCCGTACGGTAAAGCATGCAG AGGCAACCCTGGCATCTCTGTCTGTGGATCCCGCCGTTATGCTGATGGTGGTGGGAGTCCTGATGTTCCTAATCACCTTCTGTGGCTGCGTGGGCTCGCTGCGAGAAAACATCTGCCTCCTGCAAACA TTTTGTATCTCCCTGGTGGTGATTTTCATAATCCAGCTGGCTGCTGGTGTTCTGGGCTTCATCTTTTCAAATAAG GCAAGACAAAAAGTAACAGAAGTGATCAATGATGCAGTCGTTCACTACAGAGATGACGTTGATCTGCAAAACCTTATAGACTTCGGCCAAGAAGAG TTTGGATGCTGTGGTGCTGCGACATACCTCGACTGGTCCAATAACATCTACTTTGATTGTAACCAATCCAACCCCAGCAGAGAGCGCTGCTCCGTCCCCTTCTCCTGTTGCATCCGCTCTAGAAACGAG AGTGTAGTCAACACCATGTGTGGCCAAGGCATGCAAGAACGTGAATTCGGTGAAGCTGGCAAAAAAATTCACACCAATGGCTGCATAGACGTGCTGGTTGACTTTATCCACAGCAACATGTTCATACTGGGCGGCATTGCACTGGGACTGGCAATACCAGAG CTGGTGggcatgtttttgtctcagcTTCTGATCAATCAGATCAAAGACCAGATTGAACTGCAACAGTACAACCTCAAGCACAGCTCTGACCCATGGAGCTGA